The DNA window TACGTAGGGCATAGTCTCCATTCAAGGCATTCATTTGTGACTATCCGAGTGATATTCAGCATTTGCATAGTAAGTAAAGATGGCTAGCTTGTCTCCCATTAAATCTATCCCTGTTAGGTCCATTAGCTTGCCTTCTAGGTCACATCCAAATTCTCTCAAAATTGAAGCTCAGCTAACCAAGCTAAGAGCTTGGGAATCATCTACAAATCCTTTATCAGCTGACACTATTCAAATGAGTTTGACTAAGCTAGCAGAGTTGTTTAATTGCATTCAGGAACTCATTCACTCACCACTCACTCAACAAGCCTTTCACCATCAACATTTGAGTCAAGTGGAAGAGGCACTTGAGGGTTCGGTTGCCCTGTTAGACGTGCTTAGCAGGGTAAGAGACTTGTTCTTGACAATGAAAGAACATGTCCAGGAGCTGCAGTCCGTGATACGTAGGCGTGGGGCTAGAGATTCAAGCATGGGAAGCAATGTTCACGCTTACATTAGCTtcagaaagaagacaaagaaggAAATTACCAAGTCCATTAGAATATTGAAAAGAACGGAAATCAATGTTAATGGATCCTACCGTCTCGGCAGGGATGTAGATAATCACCTATCATATGTGATTGAAGTCATAAGAGAAGCAAGGGCTATCACGATTTCGATCTCCCGATCTCTACTTCTATTCCTATCTATGCCAGAAATGAAGAAGAACACTGGTGGATGGTCGATTATATCGAAACTGATGCTTTCAGGGTTGCTAGCTTCCGACAGAAGTCAGAAGATTTTCAATGAAGTTGAGAATGTTGACATAGCTCTATGTTCCATTCAAGGACAAATTAGGAAAAATGATGCCAAGGTTGATGTGCAAGAA is part of the Populus trichocarpa isolate Nisqually-1 chromosome 7, P.trichocarpa_v4.1, whole genome shotgun sequence genome and encodes:
- the LOC18101064 gene encoding uncharacterized protein LOC18101064, which translates into the protein MASLSPIKSIPVRSISLPSRSHPNSLKIEAQLTKLRAWESSTNPLSADTIQMSLTKLAELFNCIQELIHSPLTQQAFHHQHLSQVEEALEGSVALLDVLSRVRDLFLTMKEHVQELQSVIRRRGARDSSMGSNVHAYISFRKKTKKEITKSIRILKRTEINVNGSYRLGRDVDNHLSYVIEVIREARAITISISRSLLLFLSMPEMKKNTGGWSIISKLMLSGLLASDRSQKIFNEVENVDIALCSIQGQIRKNDAKVDVQEVQRRFETLDACINCFDAKLDRMFRCLIQNRMSLLNLVST